The following proteins are encoded in a genomic region of Glycine soja cultivar W05 chromosome 17, ASM419377v2, whole genome shotgun sequence:
- the LOC114392137 gene encoding uncharacterized protein LOC114392137 gives MATPPQWEFSCDMEMYFGSEENASIVYAALAVDKELQPDKVKRLMTVSDGKLSVHFEATEARFLRASFSAFVDVLTLATKTIEEFGQVMKL, from the exons atggctacaccaccaCAATGGGAATTTAGCtg TGACATGGAAATGTATTTTGGATCGGAGGAGAATGCTTCCATTGTGTATGCTGCCTTAGCAGTTGACAAAGAG TTACAGCCTGATAAAGTAAAACGACTTATGACAGTGTCTGATGGAAAGCTATCAGT GCACTTTGAGGCAACAGAAGCCAGATTTCTTCGGGCATCATTTAGTGCTTTTGTAGATGTCCTGACACTAGCCACCAAAACTATTGAAGAATTTGGTCAAGTAATGAAGTTGTGA
- the LOC114391649 gene encoding uncharacterized protein LOC114391649, which produces MARVADKIKLIDGSREALKLSVRITDLWFIGIPGKTEQAEMVVVDSDDQLKSRKAYLKENLTYVMHNFKVIKNDGKFIFLSYLNDIEDERPIVILLTHARIKEAQDLGIEVRSILAPIGQGSSQVSGSSQLSSKDVFLSKTEEFVRVTVAKITTIVMDNYSWCYPACGQCYKKADMQTVPFTCLYGKENDQPVLRYRVEVMVSHKGEQTKFLIWDREYAQLIGQSVDEVNRLKIEDGDVDLNASPQALDRLLGCFLAFKVKVQPRFRNFVVLKYSDELELINVVLDMIPDSEPCCKIENSILESTDPTVLESQSLSITADHDRSMLASSEPTEFESQSVSVTGDHDPLLGIPLTPTKRVSSYELDNERKNFEISPAEVSSNKLAKHS; this is translated from the exons ATGGCACGTGTtgctgataaaataaaattgatagatGGATCAAGGGAAGCTCTTAAGCTTTCTGTAAGGATCACTGATCTTTGGTTCATTGGGATTCCTGGAAAGACTGAACAAGCCGAAATGGTGGTTGTTGATTCTGAT GATCAGCTGAAGTCTCGCAAGGCTTATTTGAAAGAGAATTTGACTTATGTGATgcataattttaaagttatcAAGAATGATGGGAAATTCATA TTTTTGTCTTATTTGAATGATATTGAAGATGAAAGGCCGATCGTTATTCTCTTGACTCATGCTAGGATTAAGGAAGCACAGG ATTTAGGGATCGAGGTTAGATCAATTTTGGCGCCTATTGGACAAGGGAGTTCACAGGTTTCAGGCTCATCTCAATTATCATCAAAAGATGTGTTTCTGTCAAAGACTGAA GAGTTTGTTCGTGTTACTGTCGCCAAGATTACAACCATAGTGATGGACAACTATTCATGGTGCTATCCGGCTTGTggtcaatgttataaaaaagcTGACATGCAAACTGTGCCATTCACATGTCTGTATGGCAAAGAGAATGATCAACCTGTACTGAG GTATCGGGTTGAGGTGATGGTTAGTCACAAGGGTGAACAAACCAAATTTTTGATCTGGGATCGTGAATATGCACAGTTAATTGGTCAGTCAGTGGATGAAGTCAACAGGCTCAAAATAGAA GATGGAGATGTTGATTTAAATGCCTCTCCTCAAGCACTAGATAGACTATTGGGTTGTTTCCTTGCATTCAAAGTGAAGGTGCAACCAAGGTTCAGGAATTTTGTTGTTCTTAAATATTCAGATGAATTAGAGTTGATCAATGTTGTGCTAGATATGATTCCCGATAGTGAG CCATGTTGCAAGATCGAGAATTCAATACTTGAGTCGACCGATCCTACAGTGCTTGAATCT CAATCTCTGTCTATTACAGCTGATCATGATCGGTCAATGCTTGCCTCAAGTGAGCCTACAGAGTTTGAATCT CAATCTGTGTCTGTTACCGGGGATCATGACCCTCTTCTCGGGATTCCATTGACACCAACTAAGCGCGTATCTTCTTATGAGTTAGATAATGAGCGAAAAAACTTTGAGATCTCACCTGCTGAAGTTTCCTCGAACAAATTAGCCAAGCATTCTTAG